Within Pseudomonas cichorii, the genomic segment AGGTCCTTGGCACGCTGGGCAGACATGACGATCATGCAGGACGCACCGTCGGTAATCTGCGATGACGTACCCGCCGTTACAGTACCGCCCTTGGGATTGAATGCAGGCTTGAGCGCCGCGAGACTTTCCAGGGTGGTATCCGGACGGATGGTTTCGTCGTAGTCGAAAACCTTGAGAAAACCGTCTTCGTCATAACCCTGCATCGGGATGATCTCGTCCTTGAACTTGCCCTCCAGGGTCGCCTTGTGAGCGAGCTGGTGGGAGCGCAGGCCGAAAGCGTCCTGTTGCTCACGGGTAATGCCGTGCATCTTGCCAAGCATTTCGGCAGTCAGGCCCATCATCCCCGAAGCCTTGGCGGCATGCAGGGACATGTGCGGGTTCGGGTCGACGCCATGCATCATGCCGACATGGCCCATGTGCTCGACGCCACCGATCACGAACACATCACCGTTGCCGGTCATGATCGCCTGGGCCGCCGTGTGCAGCGCGCTCATGGACGAGCCGCAGAGGCGGCTCACGGTCTGGGCCGCAGAGGTGTGCGGGATCTGGGTCAGCAACGACGCCATGCGTGCGATGTTCCAGCCCTGCTCCAGGGTCTGGTTGACGCAGCCCCAGATGACATCTTCCACCTCGGCCGGGTCGATCTTCGCATTGCGCTCCAGCAACTTGCTGATCAGGTGCGCCGACATGTCTTCGGCACGGGTGTTGCGGTGCATGCCGCCCTTGGAGCGGCCCATCGGGGTGCGACCGAAGTCGACAATCACGACGTCTCTTGGATTCAAGCTCATACGTTCATTCCTCAGAAGGCGCTTAACCGAAGAAGCTCTGGCCTTTACTGGCCATTTCACGCAGCTTCGCGGTCGGTTGATACAAGGCACCCAGCTCGGCATATTGGTCAGCGAGGGCAACGAATTGGGCGACGCCGATGGAGTCGATGTAACGCAGCGCACCACCACGGAACGGAGGGAAACCGATGCCGTAGATCAGGCCCATGTCGGCTTCGGCAGCAGTCTCGACGATGCCGTCTTCCAGGCAGCGCACGGTTTCCATGCACAGCGGGATCATCATCCAGTTGATGATGTCTTCATCGGTCACTTCACGCTGCTCGTAGACGATCGGCTTGAGCACGTCCAGCACGGTAGGGTCGCTGACCTTTTTAGGCTTGCCCTTCTTGTCCGTCTCATAGGCATAGAAGCCTTTGCCGTTCTTCTGGCCAAGGCGCTTGGCCTCGTACAGCACGTCCACGGCAGAACGAGTATCGTCCTTCATGCGGTCCGGAAAGCCTTCGGCCATGACGTCACGACCATGGTGACCCGTGTCGATGCCGACCACGTCCATCAGGTACGCAGGCCCCATGGGCCAGCCGAACTTCTCCATGACCTTGTCGATGCGCACGAAATCCACACCGGCACTGACCAGCTTGGCGAAACCGCCGAAGTACGGGAACAGGACACGGTTGACCAGGAAGCCCGGGCAGTCGTTGACCACAATCGGGTTCTTGCCCATTTTCTTGGCGTAGGCAACGGTGGTTGCCACGGCTTCTTCGCTGGACTTCTCGCCACGAATGACTTCCACCAGCGGCATCATGTGCACCGGGTTGAAGAAGTGCATGCCGACGAAGTTTTCCGGACGCTTGAGGGCCTGGGCCAGCAAGGAGATGGAAATGGTCGATGTATTGGAGGCCAGGATAGTGTTTTCAGCCACATTGGCTTCGACTTCGGCCAGTACCGCCTGCTTGACCTTGGGGTTTTCGACTACCGCTTCGACCACCAGGTCGACGTTGCCGAAGTCGCCATAAGACAAGGTAGGACGAATCGCATTGAGTGCTTCAGCCATCTTGGCAGGTGTCAGACGACCTTTGTCGACACGGCCACCCAGCAGCTTGGAGGCTTCATTGAGGCCCAGTTGAATGGCTTCTTCGCGAATATCCTTCATCAGGATCGGCGTGCCTTTCACCGCCGACTGATAAGCGATACCGCCGCCCATGATCCCGGCACCCAGTACGGCAGCCTGTTTCACGTCCTTGGCCAGTGCATCGTATGCCTTGGCTTTCTTTTTCAGTTCCTGATCGTTCAGGAACAAGCCGATCAGACTCTGCGCCGCAGACGTCTTGGCCATTTTCACGAAACCGGCAGCTTCGACTTCCAACGCCTTGTCACGACCGAAGTTCGCGGCTTTCTGGATGGTCTTGATGGCTTCGACAGGTGCCGGATAATTCGGGCCGGCTTGACCTGCAACAAAACCTTTGGCGGTTTCAAATGCCATCATTTGCTCAATGGGATTGAGCTTGAGCTTGTCCAGCTTGGGCTGACGCTTGGCCTTGAAATCGAACTCGCCGCTGATGGCGCGTTTGATCAGATCCAAAGCAGCGGCCTGAAGTTTTTCAGGGATGACCACGGCATCGACAGCACCGACCTTGAGGGCGTCTTCGGCAGCGTTTTCCTTGCCGGAAGCGATCCACTCGATGGCGTTGTCGGCCCCGATGATGCGTGGCAGGCGGACAGTACCGCCGAAACCGGGATAAATGCCCAGCTTGACCTCGGGAAGACCGATCTTCGCCGTATTGGCAATGACGCGATAATCAGCCGCCAGACACATCTCCAGGCCACCGCCCAGTGCGATGCCATTGATGGCGACGACCGTAGGCACACTCAGGTCTTCAAAGTCGCTGAAGATCCTGTTGGCCTCGAGGTTACCGGCAATCAGTTCGCTTTCCGGCAACTTGAAGTTATCAACAAACTCAGTGATATCGGCACCGACAATGAATACGTCCTTGCCACTGGTGACAATCACGCCTTTGACAGAAGCGTCGGCCTTGAGGGCATCAACCACCTGACGCAGCTCGCTCAA encodes:
- the fadA gene encoding acetyl-CoA C-acyltransferase FadA — its product is MSLNPRDVVIVDFGRTPMGRSKGGMHRNTRAEDMSAHLISKLLERNAKIDPAEVEDVIWGCVNQTLEQGWNIARMASLLTQIPHTSAAQTVSRLCGSSMSALHTAAQAIMTGNGDVFVIGGVEHMGHVGMMHGVDPNPHMSLHAAKASGMMGLTAEMLGKMHGITREQQDAFGLRSHQLAHKATLEGKFKDEIIPMQGYDEDGFLKVFDYDETIRPDTTLESLAALKPAFNPKGGTVTAGTSSQITDGASCMIVMSAQRAKDLGIEPMAVIRSMAVAGVDPAIMGYGPVPATQKALKRAGLGIADIDFFELNEAFAAQALPVLKDLKVLDKMNEKVNLNGGAIALGHPFGCSGARISGTLLNVMKQNGGKLGVSTMCIGLGQGIATVFERI
- the fadB gene encoding fatty acid oxidation complex subunit alpha FadB: MIYEGKAITVKALESGIVELNFDLKGESVNKFNRLTLSELRQVVDALKADASVKGVIVTSGKDVFIVGADITEFVDNFKLPESELIAGNLEANRIFSDFEDLSVPTVVAINGIALGGGLEMCLAADYRVIANTAKIGLPEVKLGIYPGFGGTVRLPRIIGADNAIEWIASGKENAAEDALKVGAVDAVVIPEKLQAAALDLIKRAISGEFDFKAKRQPKLDKLKLNPIEQMMAFETAKGFVAGQAGPNYPAPVEAIKTIQKAANFGRDKALEVEAAGFVKMAKTSAAQSLIGLFLNDQELKKKAKAYDALAKDVKQAAVLGAGIMGGGIAYQSAVKGTPILMKDIREEAIQLGLNEASKLLGGRVDKGRLTPAKMAEALNAIRPTLSYGDFGNVDLVVEAVVENPKVKQAVLAEVEANVAENTILASNTSTISISLLAQALKRPENFVGMHFFNPVHMMPLVEVIRGEKSSEEAVATTVAYAKKMGKNPIVVNDCPGFLVNRVLFPYFGGFAKLVSAGVDFVRIDKVMEKFGWPMGPAYLMDVVGIDTGHHGRDVMAEGFPDRMKDDTRSAVDVLYEAKRLGQKNGKGFYAYETDKKGKPKKVSDPTVLDVLKPIVYEQREVTDEDIINWMMIPLCMETVRCLEDGIVETAAEADMGLIYGIGFPPFRGGALRYIDSIGVAQFVALADQYAELGALYQPTAKLREMASKGQSFFG